From the Plectropomus leopardus isolate mb chromosome 20, YSFRI_Pleo_2.0, whole genome shotgun sequence genome, the window caggggccaatcacagggGCCCCAAACATGCTCACAGATTTCAGGACACATTCAcaattttaaggatgtttccaagatttttggaaatttctcagatgttaggacatttctaagatttaaagatatttcttggattttaggaacattttcaggatttcaggatgtttctatgatttttggacatttgttttattttaggacatcagtgtctcagctgtgtcctctgtcgggggtgtgggggatcctcctctggctctttctTTGATCAGCAAGATCTattatgatgctgttttatgtctctgacaccttatggagactaaaaggacaaaacctCTTCatagtgtgaatcactttacttttactgtaaatttaaaaatcaggGGCCCCATCAGGGGCCGTATCAGGGGCCGTATCAGGGGCCGTATCAGGGGCCGTATCAGGGGCCGTATCGGGGCCCCTGATGGGACCAGGTTatgatgtatgttttttatcTCCAAATTCCCAGAAAGCCTGCTGATCTCAGCAGCTGCTTCAGGCCGACTCTGCTGTGTTTGAGATTAAATATCAGCGTAATCACATCAGCTCGCCACAATAAAAGCTCTGAGtgcttcagcagcagctctgcagacaggaagtgtcCCGCAGACagaggacggacagatggacagatggacggacggGGAGGCAAATGCgtcaatatgaaaataaaattaaagcgAGGAACGCTGCAGAGAGCTTCACAGCACTTTGGTGAACTCACACCACCTTCATCGTGTCCtcgtcttcctctctctgtctctgatgcTTCACATGACATCACGCCGCCTCAGAGCAGCTACGCGTCGCCACGAAACTCTGGGACAAACCGTGAAAGCAGGTCAGCCCGCCTCCTCATCACCACCAGCACCGAGGATTATCTCTGTTTACTCctgtgctcctcctcctcctcctcctcctcctcctcctcatcatcatcatcatcatcatccctgTCTGATCTCAtatctgcagcacacacacacacacacacacacacacacactctgactgGGCTTCCCGGCAGAGCGTCTCATCCTCTGCATCTTTAATGAACGCTTGTTTTGAGTCGGAGCGATCGATTCTGATCAGTAAGTGCTGAAGACGCTCGTTTACACAAAGAAACGTTTCTGAGCTcgttttaagaaaattaaaattgccTTCAGTCTCATCCGGTGGACACGACTAACACgttaaccctctgaagcctGGATCTGGTTGAAAGGTTTTCTTATCCAATCAGGGCCGGACACGAACGTCTTTGTCCGCCTGCAACTGCTGGACGACAAAATCTACACGACACTCAGCAAACTGTTCGTTAAATTCACGTTTTGTGCACCTGGACAGTCAGCGTTTACAATTTGgagtataaaaaaaaccaaatgtttaaactgaaagacagaaagttCACCGCAAactttttattaagaaaaattatgaataaactttgttttttaaaagaatgaataaaaaataactgccTGAAACAGCACCAATatagataatctgcaaaatgcaaaatatcggGCCCAATAATCGTCTCATAACTGTGGACTGAGCGCTGCAGAGCCTCTCCTGTCAGCTGTCTGAAATCTGGAATTTTCTGCCAacagtttttctgtatttaatttgTCTTCAACTGAAAGAAGCCTTAAAATCACTTCCTCTATAACTGGTCTGTCTCCTCTCGGCCACACGCCTGCAGGTGTTTATCAATAACCTTAGCGCTGTTTTTGTGtagttatgtgttttttcttttcttttggctCGCCCTCACATTCCTCATATGCagagataaagaaataaatcgaaatgactttttttgtggtggCGGGTGCTCAGAGAGACGAACCTGTatctgcagaagaagaagaggcgTTGAAGGGGTCTTACCTGGAAAGGCGTGTGGGCTGGACGACCCTCTCTTCAGGCACTTGGAACAGAGTATTTGTACGGAGTAGTGCAGACCAGgccactcctgcagcagcacgtTCAGCTCCTCCACCAGTGGTGTGACGGCCTGCCACGCTGTCCAGATGTTGGGCAGCGAGGCGTGGCTGGCGATGGACAGCGTCTCCACCTGCAGCTTCCCTTTGGACGGCCGGTGGCTGATCACCACGGGGACCTTGCCCCTGTAGGCGAAGATCTGGTGCCGACCGTCCGACCTCTGCACCACGTGGCTGTTGATCTGCACGCTGAAACGCGCAAACAGTCCGGGAGGAAACAGGAAGGGGAAGCTGTACTGGATGTGCAGCTGCTCCACCGAGAAGAACTGGCACAGCGGCAGAGAGCCGCCGCTACCTGCCGCTGCAGCCTCCGCCTGCGGCTCCTCGCTGCTGACGTAGCTGGGGAACTTGTACCAGGCGGTGGCGCCGTTCAGGGGCTTGCTGCGAGGCTTGTTGATGCAGTAGCAGATGCCCATCTTCTCCAGCAGCTCCATGATGAGGTGCAGGTCCTGCTGTGTCTGGATGAGTGGCCGCAGCAGCAGCCGAATCACGTTGGAGGGCAGGAGGCCGTGCTGCAGGAAGCCCTCCACGTGGTGCTGCAGGTGGGTCACCCTGAGGTTCTCGCCCTTCTCGTCCTCGATCACCAGACTCACCCTGCCCTTGTCCCCTCTCTCGCCCTCCGAGAGCAGCCTGTCCAGCAGCGAGGACTCGTCCCGCTGGAAGAAGACGTTGAGAATTGCGATGAATCGTGGAAGATTGTGGAAAACATACTCCTTCAGAGTGAGGCTGTCCTCAAAGTACAGCAGCTTCCCACTCTCGTGCAGGTAGGAGAGGGCGCTCTGCAGCCGGTCCTCCGTCAGCCCCGCCTGCAGACCCAGACGGGCCGAGTCCCACCACGACAGCCACAAGTCTTTGGGCTTAAAGTGCAGCTCCTCCAGCATCTGCCAGGACTTGGGCAGCACACGGTGGAGGTTGGGGAAGATATCCCGGTGGTCTGCGACGGACATGAGCTTATCCCGCAGCCTCTGGATGTTCCTCTGCGTCTCGGTGCAGCTGACACTCAGCAGGGGGGACAGGATCTGCAGCCGGTGGTTCAGCATGTACTGCAACTGGGACTTCCTGCGCCTCAGGTTGCGGTCGGAGACGCCGTAGAAGAGGACGTGAGGGCTGGAGGAGCGGACACTGTAGCCCTGCTCCAGCGCCTGGTCCACCTGCAGAGCCAGGCTCCGCAGAACCTGGACGTCCCTCCGCTCCTGCAGGCCGATCTGTTTGTGGATGTCCAGTGTCTTCTCCTCCAACTCCACCTCACCACACAGGTCCGCATGCGTGCCCACCAAGCATACGACGGCATGCGGGACTTTGGCGCTGAGCAGGTGGAGGAAATACCCGACGTGGGCGTAAAAGTTTTTGGGCAAATATGTTTTGAGGTTGACGACGAGGATGTAGAGAGCACCAGGGGAGAGAAAGAACGGTTTGATGAGGTCGTAGTTTTGCTTCCCTGACAGATCGTACACCAGAAACGTGAGGCAGCGATCGGCGTCCGCCACCCAGTTCGTCACTTCGATCCCTTTGTTCCCCTGGACGCCGTCCTGCTGTCTGCTCACCACGCTCTGCCTGAGTCGAGTCTTCCCGGCGTTTTTCGCCCCCATCAGAACGAGTTTCAGCCGTGGCTTCACGGCGAGCTGCGAGTGAGCGAGCTCCTTCTGATATGCTGCGATGTAGGGGATCCCCTTCATGCACACCTCGTACGGAGGCTGGATGAGCGGGTTGTCCTTCACCTTCCAAATGCTCACTTTGGACAGTTTCCCAAAATTATCCGGGAGTATGGCTATTTGGTTACCCTGTAAGACGAGCTCCTCCAGCTTCTCCAGCTCCACGATGGAGTCCGGCAGGTATGTGATGCTGTTGTTGTCCAGCCACAGGTTGGCCAGGTTCACCAGCTGCCCCACCTCCTCCGGGATCTGAGTCAGTTTGTTCCTGCTCAGGTAAATCTCCTCCAACCCTGTGATGCTCAAAATAACCTGCGGGAAGTTTTCAAACTCGTTTGAGGACAAATtgatcattttgagtctctgcaGTTGACCAAAAGCGGCCGGCAGCGTCGTGAGCTCGTTCCCGTCCAGCATCAGGCTCTCCAGGTGCTGCAGGCGGCAGAACGACTCCGGCAGCGTGGACATGTGAAGGCTGCTCAGCCAGAGGATTTTGATGGACCGCAGCTTCACGATGTCGGCCGGCAACACCTCAAACTTGTTCCCGGAGCagtccagctcctccagctcgCTGAGCGCCAGGATCTCAGGGGGGAACTGGTTCAGCTTGTTGTGGTCCGCGTCCAGAGTCCGCAGCCTGGAGAGGCCGGAGAACGCTCTGGGGAGGTCGTGCAGGTCGTTGAAGCTGATGTCCAGCTCCTCCAGTAGCTGGAGCGCTCCGATCTGAGCCGGCAGACTCTGGATCTTGTTGTGGCTGACGCATAGCTTCTTCAACGCCTTCAGCTGGCCGACTCCCTCCGAAAGACTCCGCAGGCAGTTGTGGCTCATGTCGAGCTCCACCAGCTGCACCAGCTCAAACACCACCCGGGGGACAACCGTGAACTTGTTCCTGCGGAGCACCAGGATGCGCAGGTTGTTGAGGGAGGACCCCAGCCCATCCGGGAGCTCCTGCAGGGAGTTGTTTCCCAGGTTGAGCACCTCTATATCCGCGATGTCCTCCGGCAGGACGATCTGGTTGTCTTTGGAGCAGAGGGTGAGCTGGCGCAGGTTGCTCCGCAGCTTCCTGGAGCGCAGGGCGGCATCCCTCCACAACCTGGCCGTCCTCAGATTGTTCTCCTTGTCCTCCATGGCGCTgcagcccccctcctcctcctcctcctcctcctccttgttaTCATGGAGAGTTCTCATGGCAGCATGCTGGACGGTCACAAATCTGCGCGCTCCTCGACAACAAACCCTCCGTCGCAGAGGAGACAAAAGACGGTTTCTGTCGGGGGATAATGGGTGTGTTGtaggggagcaggaggagcgTCCGCGGCCGCGGAGGCATCCTTTTCTCCTGCGCCACTCCGCACACAATGAGAACAAACCTCCGCGATCACAGCTCCGCGTCCAGGCCGCGATCAGAGCTCCGGGGCCGCCGGTGTGCGCTGTCCTCCGCCGGCGTTCTCATGGCGCCATCAGCCCGATCTCCGGAGCTCTCCGCCCGGCGATATCTGAAGGTTTGTGGAGCTCTCCGAGCCGCTGGGAGTCTTCCTGGGAGCGGGGAGTGGAAGTGAGGGCAGCCGCTCTCACTGCGTCAGATCTCTgagccctcctcctccctctcccctgtctcctccctttctcctccctgctgctgcgcgcaggaggaggaggaggggaagtgattgtttttattttctgaaaatcaaattaaatgcaTGCGTAAATGATATAATgcgcaaaaaaaccccacacattataatatttaaaagaaacattccCAAAGaatgaaaagttgttttttttttttaaatctatgcaTGCAACTTTAGACTTTGTACAgactaaatataaatataaataaatgcccAAAGTCTATAAAAAGCTTATTGAAGTATGGGCTACAAAGTAaagaagataaataaaaaactaaactgtgactgtgaccatttttcctgtttttctgctcacaACGTGGACACCGTGAGGGAGGACTCTGTCTCCATCTGCAGGACAGGATGTACATATGAGGAACAAGAAGagctgcaagaaaattacctggaaattagcacaccaaaaataaataaataaataaataaataaatatggtttAACACCCACAGAAATGAAttgaaaagtgttaaaatgtaagtaactttaaatatataattataattaaattatttaacaattattatgaatgataacttttttcttattttgttcctttttacttatttttcttatctttttcttttttttaatacaatttttagttcattttttgtcaacttttccTAATTCTTtatgcaatttgcaggacatctcttgccaagtttcttgttgctttttttcatgtttctgatataaatcaaaccaatttgctccagttttaaaggtttaaacaaTGTGAGAGGCCTCCGAACATTACACAAGAAACTGATGgtgatctaggtttcaaagggttaattcaatttgaaattatgttgcagagtttttattttaaactcattattaaagtcaaagaaatatagaacttttaaaaatcatcgtaaatatatatttgaaaatatgttgcagaattattatttttaagctcgttttttcaagtcatttaagttttttttttaactttggcttttttcactgaaattataggtttttttttaaatttcttgctaatttttgtcagttcttcttaagttgctctttgttgccttcccatgtttttgtcgagatgttttatgtgaatttcttttctttttttaacatatttgttgTAAATTCACATTTCCCCCTTTTGAGGCTGAAAAAAGCGTCCGAGCAGGAGAGCCACAGATGGTCTGTTATTGATCGGAggcttttttgtgtgcagatctaaaaacagctgcatttaTCACTTTATCTGACTGTTATCTGACCGCGTCGTTATTCAAAAGAAAAGCTCGTCTGTGTGAGTCTGAAGAAACGTCTGAACTTCCTGCTCGCTCCGAGGAGTCTGGTTACATAAGTGAACCTGTTTAACCTGCAGAGCAAACAGGAGACTGTCCCACTTTCTCAGGGTCAAACCAGCAGAGACATGCAGGTTAAAGACTCGGGCGGCGTGacggcagagaggagagacagaaaaccacaaacaaCTCAGCAAACACATTATATAAGATTTCTGCAcaacacaaatatgtttttatgacatttataaCTTTATCACTTTTTccatatcttttcttttttggttgttttttttctgcagcgtTTATCCCACATGACGTGtatcaaaatacaaacaataaataaataaatgaacctTGTCGTCTGTGTAAGCCTCTGGTTCCTGACCTCTCGGGACACCAAAGAGTTTTTGTACAGCTgaattttctgcagttttttactgtgtgaaactaaactaaactaaactaaatgaatattttttgtttttactatttctgGCTGTGAGGACTGATCTTATTTTGGGGATTTGAAAACGTGCCCTCAACACGTTTGGAAGACAgccccttttgtttttttaatactcaCTTTTTGGTatcacaatttattttaaattttcttagAGCTGTTTCCCTCCTtcagattagattttttttcagtatgtaTTTTGTTAACAAGTGCAAATATAAGAAATTCAAGCCTATATTATAAAAacgtgattttattttttattctataacAGCAGTTTTTACATTCCCacatcacacaaacatttactaaCACACAAAACTACTGACCAGCATTTCTACAAAAAACGACCCATTCAGACACATTCAATCATCCAAAAGTGACATGAACACGTGCATACAAAAAGATATTTAACAGAATTAAACTCGTGAACAAACGTGGTTTGTCTTTCGTGTGCAAACACAACCAGCACGTCAGGTCGCTcgaaaaaaagctgcaaaaagttCAACTTCAGAGACGCTGCAGTGAGCTGAGAGCTCCACAGTGATGTCATGACGgaaacaatgttaaaaaaccACTcccctttaaaataataataataatgataaacaaTTAAGAGAAATTCTGTGAGACTGATGTGCattattgtaaaatttaaaaaacagatgagaAACCATCTGACGAcaagacaaagacatttttaaataactcacttgtttacattttataacGAGTTCAACTGACGCTAAATTAAAGTCGGGCTGCGCTGagtttgctgcattcagacgccttttaatcgcatttaaatctgagaaaaccggtttgatttctttcagcgacactggaaaaacagaatgAGCAACTTCGCATGAccacaaaagcaaaacatctGTCAAAGGTGACGAGGAAATTATCCGAAAATTATccgaaaaaaaagagggggagagaaacaattataaaaataaataaagaaaattatatcTAAAAATTATTCTGACTGAATATTTAAACTTAAGTAACAGAAAAAATccattatttatgtttgtatcaaaaattgtgaaaatgtaaagaaaactaGATTAATAATTCTCTtaactgtacattttaaattatgttacagaaagtttatttactttttagtaattttttaatgttgtttcttgtcttttttctcattttcaggtaactttcatgtgactttttactaatttctttcaaagttttGGAACTTTCctataaactatatttttattttttgaagagAAATTACTTTGCTCAATTTTCTCAGAGTTCAAAAGGTCAACCtgttgaaacttgagaaaattgatGATTTCTCGCACAGGGAAAAGAAAGTGTGGAAAAAAGCAGCTTCAGACGCTGTtcaaaagggaaagaaaaaagttttaaaaatttggagaaaattacctgaaaataaagattaaaatacaataacaacaacaaaaaagggaaaattttttatttcccctttttttcaaaactagtctttaggtcattttttgtcaccctTTCGTGCAGTTTGTGAGACATCTTTGTTTtgggaaagaaatcaaactcattttctctggtttcaaaggtcGAAATAGCTCCTGACAGACGTCTGGACGCAGCACTCGTTAAATtggctgcagcagcttcagcgGCGGAAACGTGCAGCTGTAACCTCGGACACGAAGATAAAATCACTGACGCTCAGAAATCGTTCACGTTCATCCACGTTTTCACTCATAGCAGCAGACTTTTCTAAAAGTCGTCGAGTCAGCAGGCGTGCGACGTCACTGAACGCCGCGCGCTTCCTGTTTAGTAGTACGGGCCGCTGTTCTCGTACCCCGCGTAGCTCGGCCAGTCTGGGAAGATCCCGTGCGAGCAGGTGGGGCTGCCGTAGCGGTCGAAATGAATCCCGAAGTCGAAGGAGTCCGTGTGGCGTCTGCAGGCGTCCTGCTGGCTCCTCCTCGTGGACGACCACACGATGCGGTAGTTGCTCCCCTGGTTGCTGTCCCAGTGCTCGCGCCCGTCCACCTCGTAACAGACGGCGAACTCGACGCGTTCGTGCGGCGGTAGCTGCTCGGGCAGAGGCACGGTGAAGGAGAAGGTGTCGCTGTACGAGCTGGGGTACGTGTTCTTCACGTACTCGCAGTCCACGTCCGAGTGGCTCCTCCAGCTGTCGAACGTCACCCGCAGCTTCACCGACTTCTCGAAGGACACGTTTTTGACCTTGACGGTTCCCGCCAACGCCTTCTCCTTCAGCATGCAGTGCTCCAGACACACCAGGTTCGTCTCCAGGCTCTGGCGGAAGTGCAGGTAGTCCGAGGACGGCTGCGTGAAGTCCAGCACCAGCTTGTCCTCCTCGGCCGGCAGAGACGGCGCCGAGCTGAGCGTGACCTGGATGTTGACGGGGACGTCGATGGGGTCGCTGAACTGCGAGAAGACCTTGACTTTGGTCAGAGACAGGCCGCGGTGGTCGGCGAACGTCACCTGCTTCTTGGCTTTCCCGGAGTCTCTCCTGGGGGGCGGCCCGTCGGCGGGCGGCGTCTGGTCCACGCAGGGCGGCGGGAACCTCAGGCAGGAGCTCAGAGCAGGTTTGAATGTTTGAGGACGCGTCCTGTAGACGAACTCCTCGGTGGGCAGGCACAGAGGCAGAGCCATGTCCATCGGCATGATGGGCTGCAGACGACACGCCGACAGAGCGCTGAAACAGGAAAAGGAGACGTGTTTGATATCAGGCCGCCGTGACGTCTCGCAAAAACTTTTGGCCATTTCtacagaaaacattttgctgattttttttatgacaagtgagaaaataaaatctggTGATTGTTTTCCGAGTCTGACCTcgtgtgttttctctcctgtgtttgtGACTTAAGAGCAGgtgaaaaaaactctttaatatTAAGTTTTTCCGTCGTTCtgtcatcaaaaaataaatattcaaccATCAACATGAGCAAAACGATTTAAAACGAGTCAGAAAAAACGGTTTCACTCATCAGTCGCGGGCCCGGGCTGCCATACGACGGGATAAACGAGAAAGATTCGCCTTTTTGAATTCTCCCTGTGGAGTCACTGATAATCTAATGAACATTTTGTAGGAggagttttcattaaaaattaaagcatttaGAGATTTCGTAACACGATTCTTCCACAGAACTAAACTGCATCCAGGGTGCATTTCTTAAACAATGCTGTGACTCACATTCAGACACCAGATCAGGACCGGGGGGCTCAGAGACGCTGCCCGTCCTTTTCCACATAAAAGTCTCTAACAGAATATTAACGATGACGCATCAAATCACACATCACTGAGAATTTTATCAAAATCCTGCAGGTGAGAGTGAAGACAGAATCTCTTTGTTTTCGTGTTTTTAACGTCTCGTTACTCCTCATTctgataaactgaaaaaaaagatttcaattTGCCGAATTTCTCCAAAATCTCTGAACCGGTGACTAAGTACATGCACTcaagtacttaagtacaaatttaaggtaCTTTATCTTTGAGTATTTAAATAGTGGTATATAAGTGCTATctagttttattattaatattatcattttcttgttgtttctgttattaatctcttctttttattcaagtttactccactacatttctgagggaaatatttttctttttactttgctATTTTTATCTGAAAGGTTTAGTTACTTTAAAAGTTaagattcattcatttatgtaaaaaaaaaagtacagctgaaatgatgaGTCAGTTAATCAATTTGCTGAtcgacagaaaattaattgacaaatattttgagaaacatttaagacattttttgttctttctctttttaaaatagttttgagtttgttttttgtgtgtgtttttaatttcctgAATTTGGTACtttgacaattattttaattaacactctaatcacatttctttctttttttcagttgttttgagattttttggggtgttttttatatttcctgAATTGGATAATTTGACAgttattttaatgaatgaacacttaagtcattttcttttttttttttgttttctcctttatttGAAAAGCTTTGagttgttttggttattttatttttctgaattgtttggctgttatttgtgtttttcttttgtctgaatTGGgaaattttacttttcatactttaagcACGTTTTAATTTAACTGTAGTAGCATTTGTAATACAGGACTTTCACTTTATAAagagtattttcaaaatgtggtataagtacttttacttaagtaaaggaactgaaAACTGCATCCATCATTgctctgcactgtaaaaacTGTTAGCGGATTCGTTTAAAATTGcttaattaccataattatgatCACAGCTGATAACAAATACTAGTTCATTTGTTCCAACTAAGTTTTACACATTATCTAAACAAAATCTAAAGATTTATTAATTACTTTATTCAAGAACACACGCTTTAAGTTAAttactcagaaaaaaataaagctgttcCAACTattaattttttacattatttaaaagttattttaaagtgttaagtGAAACGAGCGGCTGTAGAAACCGAACACACCCCCTCTGCACAGAGTCCTGTCTGCACCTTCAGTCCTGCTGTGCACCTTTTTACACCTGGACCCAACGTCACTCACGCGGTGTATAATATcgatttttaattgtttaatatttaactgTTTAGATAATAAACGCAGAAATGAAACAAGCTCGAAGTGAAAATCTCTCAGTGATTAAAGCTCCTGACCTAAtttcagtacacacacacacacatcgagCAGTAGCAGttacctgtaaaaacacacctgGATCCTGTACTCACCTGGAGCGGCTCGTGCGAACCATCGGCCGGTTGTCCTCCGGTATCGGTATCGTCACGCGGCGGCTCCGCGGTCCGGTCGAATCATCGCGGCGCTTTGATGTTGAGCGTTGTGGTCGCGAGCTCGTCTCTCTCACCCTCTAAActtgttgcacatttttctcTCCGAGACCAAACCCATGCCGGGTTCACGTGAACACCTGCGCGCAGCCAATCACAGACCGCGCTGACGGAGTGATCGACGTGACGGCAGCGTCCGGAGCGCCACCCTGACCGGCGCGGAGCCTCCCTGATCCCGCCCCCCGTCTCAGCAGACAGGTTTCATTTGTCCTGTGACAGGTATGGAAGCTCCAttctgtcaaaaatgtcactcactctaccttgattttttttcttactgatGGGTTATGTTCATTAGTTCACCACTGTCACtctcaaaaatgtaattaactgaacttaattaaaattaattatttaaaaaaacttatgGAAGCTcatttatgtcaaaaatgtcactcagcctacctttttatttaacttactttgttttgtttttaatgtatggCTTGTGCTCATTTGTAGGCTACACATTAGTTTACCTCTGTAAGCCTcaaaattttaagttaattgaaaatgattgttgaaaaaatgatggaagCTCAACTGTGTTAAAAATGCCACTCTGtctgttgttaatgtttttttttttaaaatgttacttcatGGCTGATGCTAATTTGTACACAGTAGTTTACtattttgtgtgaaaaagtgaaaattttgACTTAATCAAAACTGATTATTCAATAAAATATGGAAACTCATTTTGGTCAAAAACAGTAAGTCTactataattatttttacatatactCATGATTTGACTTGGttaaatttttcatttataaattgGCTGTCtcaaaattagtattttttaaatctgactttttccccacacattttttattttattttattttattttttattattgtttttaatattaattctgcatcacagttttttcttctatttctgGTGGAAATGGGCCTATATTGTATTAAACTATTCGattttgataaatatattttaaagtcataGAGAAATGCTGCTGTCGAAGAGACAATCCatagaaataatttaatattacgACAACAAATCCCAAATCTCTCGTAACAGGAACTGTGATGTTGGGAGTAAATTTAGCTGCAGGAGTCTGCTGGAACGACTTCTCCGCTCTCACATTTCAAATTCCACTCAGCCTCACATTTACAACTACACAAGCTTTTTCACCCAACTTTatccaaacaaataaacaacagaaaataatatatgtAGTTTTTGATTCTTTGTACCATAAAGAGATaacttaaaaacactgaatgcttCCACAGTCACCGCTGATCGAGgtgatattgatattttcactTGCTGCAGCTGgcaaatgttttccaaaagaCTTCTGGCACCGAAATGTTTGTCGTGCCACCAGTCACATTTGGGATCAGTCAACAATTGCGGTCAGCTGATAAATTCCAGAG encodes:
- the mfhas1 gene encoding malignant fibrous histiocytoma-amplified sequence 1 homolog, translating into MRTLHDNKEEEEEEEEGGCSAMEDKENNLRTARLWRDAALRSRKLRSNLRQLTLCSKDNQIVLPEDIADIEVLNLGNNSLQELPDGLGSSLNNLRILVLRRNKFTVVPRVVFELVQLVELDMSHNCLRSLSEGVGQLKALKKLCVSHNKIQSLPAQIGALQLLEELDISFNDLHDLPRAFSGLSRLRTLDADHNKLNQFPPEILALSELEELDCSGNKFEVLPADIVKLRSIKILWLSSLHMSTLPESFCRLQHLESLMLDGNELTTLPAAFGQLQRLKMINLSSNEFENFPQVILSITGLEEIYLSRNKLTQIPEEVGQLVNLANLWLDNNSITYLPDSIVELEKLEELVLQGNQIAILPDNFGKLSKVSIWKVKDNPLIQPPYEVCMKGIPYIAAYQKELAHSQLAVKPRLKLVLMGAKNAGKTRLRQSVVSRQQDGVQGNKGIEVTNWVADADRCLTFLVYDLSGKQNYDLIKPFFLSPGALYILVVNLKTYLPKNFYAHVGYFLHLLSAKVPHAVVCLVGTHADLCGEVELEEKTLDIHKQIGLQERRDVQVLRSLALQVDQALEQGYSVRSSSPHVLFYGVSDRNLRRRKSQLQYMLNHRLQILSPLLSVSCTETQRNIQRLRDKLMSVADHRDIFPNLHRVLPKSWQMLEELHFKPKDLWLSWWDSARLGLQAGLTEDRLQSALSYLHESGKLLYFEDSLTLKEYVFHNLPRFIAILNVFFQRDESSLLDRLLSEGERGDKGRVSLVIEDEKGENLRVTHLQHHVEGFLQHGLLPSNVIRLLLRPLIQTQQDLHLIMELLEKMGICYCINKPRSKPLNGATAWYKFPSYVSSEEPQAEAAAAGSGGSLPLCQFFSVEQLHIQYSFPFLFPPGLFARFSVQINSHVVQRSDGRHQIFAYRGKVPVVISHRPSKGKLQVETLSIASHASLPNIWTAWQAVTPLVEELNVLLQEWPGLHYSVQILCSKCLKRGSSSPHAFPGELLSQPRPDGLTEIICPKNGSERVNVALVYPPTPTALSPCLK
- the ppp1r3b gene encoding protein phosphatase 1 regulatory subunit 3B, with product MVRTSRSSALSACRLQPIMPMDMALPLCLPTEEFVYRTRPQTFKPALSSCLRFPPPCVDQTPPADGPPPRRDSGKAKKQVTFADHRGLSLTKVKVFSQFSDPIDVPVNIQVTLSSAPSLPAEEDKLVLDFTQPSSDYLHFRQSLETNLVCLEHCMLKEKALAGTVKVKNVSFEKSVKLRVTFDSWRSHSDVDCEYVKNTYPSSYSDTFSFTVPLPEQLPPHERVEFAVCYEVDGREHWDSNQGSNYRIVWSSTRRSQQDACRRHTDSFDFGIHFDRYGSPTCSHGIFPDWPSYAGYENSGPYY